Part of the Candidatus Latescibacter sp. genome, TAGACAGGATTTACAAGATTTACAAGATTATATATTTTCTTTTTAATTCTATCATGTTAATCCTGTCTAAAATTTCTTCTTTTTCTTTGCGGACTTTGCGAGAAACAGTTTTTTATTTTACATGGCTGCCCTTATTATCTCTTCGAATGATTCGGCTTCCAGTGAGGCGCCTCCGATCAAGCCTCCGTCAATATCCGGCTGGGTCAAAAGCTCCCGGGCGTTGGAGGGTTTCATGCTCCCCCCGTACTGTATCCGTGCCGATTTCGCCGTTTTCTCGCCGAATAACTCCGACAGAAGCTTCCTGATGTATCCGTGCACCGCCTGGGCCTGTTCCGCAGTGGCATTCAATCCGGTACCGATCGCCCATACCGGTTCATAGGCGAGAACAGTGTCTTTAAATTCCTCCGGTTTCAACCCGGCAAAAGCGCCGCGTACCTGACTTTCAACCACTTTTTCGGTTACGCCCCCCTCGCGTTGGGCTCGTGTTTCTCCCACACACACTATGGGGATCAATCCCAAACCGAGGGCGCTTCTTACCTTACGGGCAACATTCTCGTCAGTTTCGTGGAAAAAGGTACGCCTTTCAGAATGGCCTAATATAACGAACTGACAACCCAGAGTCAAGAGCATATTCGCCGATATTTCCCCGGTGTACGCTCCTGTCTTTTCCCAGTGCATGTTCTGAGCGCCTAGCATTACCGGCGTTCCGCGAAGCAGTTCGTGTACACTGTACAGGGATGTGAAAGTCGGGCAGAGAACAATCTCCACATCCTGAATACCGCCCACCCTTTTGAGTATATCTTTGACAAGGATTTCGGCTTCCCGGTAATTCAGGTTCATTTTCCAGTTGCCGGCAATAATTTTCCTGCGCATCAGCCCCCCTTTCTTACCGGTCCAGCGCCTCAACGCCCGGCAGTAGTTTTCCTTCCAGAAGCTCAAGGGATGCTCCGCCGCCGGTGGAAACATGACTTACGGCGTTTTCAAGGCCGAATTTGGAAAGAGCAGCTGCGGAATCCCCACCTCCGACGATCGTTATCGCTCCACTGACAGTGGCGTCAGCCATTGCTTCGGCTATTGCCCGTGTCCCACCAGCGAAGGTATCCATTTCGAAGACACCCATCGGTCCGTTCCAGACCACCGTTTTCGCAGACCTGATTTTCGAGGCATATAACTCGGCTGTTTTAGGTCCGATATCTGGGCTTTTCCAGTCGGGGGGTATGGCATCACGGTCGACATACCGTGTCTGCGCGTTGTTCTCGAACCGATCAGCGACCATGCAATCGACAGGCAGGAGAAACTCACACCGTGAACCTTCAGCTTTTTTCATTATATCGCGGGCCATCTCGATACGGTCCACCTCGAGAACGGATTTACCAATTTCGAATCCCATCGCCTTGAAGAACGTATAGGCCATACCGCCGCCGACGAGGAGTGTATCGGCCTTATCTAGAAGGGTCATTATGACATCAATCTTACCGGAAATTTTGACGCCGCCGATGATAGCAACAAAGGGACGTTTGGGTTCGATGACCGCGCACTGGAGATAATCTATCTCTTTTTTAAGGAGGAAACCCGCTGCTACCTCACCGATAAAGTGGGTGATACCCTCAGTTGATGCATGAGCGCGGTGGGCGGTTCCGAATGCATCGTTCACATAGACATCCGCGAAGTTAGCTAACTGTTTTGCGAAGTACGCATCATTATCGGTTTCCTCCTTGTGGAACCGCAGGTTTTCGAGGAGGATCACATCGCCGACATGCATATCGCTCAACATGGCCTCGACCATGGCGCCGACACAGTCGGGAGCTAACTTCACCGTTTTGCCGAGATAGCGGCTGAGGCTTTCGGCGACCGGAGAGAGACTCAATTCAGGCAGATACTTGCCTTTAGGACGGCCCAGGTGGCTCATCAGAATTACCTTTGCTCCCTGTTCGAGGATATACCGTATTGTGGGAAGGGAAGCGATTATACGGTTTTCATCGGTAATGGTGCGGTTTTCATCGAGGGGGACATTGAAGTCGCACCGAACAATGACCCGCTTACCCTTGAGATCGAAATCTTCGACAGTTTTAATCGCCATTGTAACTCCTGTTGAAAAGAATGAAAAAAGAATAGCCACTAAGACACAAAGACACGAAGAGAATTGACAACGTTAAAAATTCAGAAGGCAAAAGGGAATAACAAAACATTTGCCATAAAGCCATGACTGCCCCGGCAGTCAATGTTAACAAGAGGCTTCAGCCCATTGCTAATATAAAAAATTTCCGGCAGAAGAAAAATAAAAAAAGTGTAGGTATGTGACAAAGTGACAGAGTAGTAAAACAATTAAGTATACAACGTAGGGGCATAGGGGCCTGTGCCTGTTTGGGCAAGGATGAAAAAAAGGGGCGTAATGAGTAGTGCCAGTGGGAAAAAAAGGAAACAGGGGAACTACTTGTGGTATCTTCTGGGGATAAAAAAAATATTTTCTATAAAAACCTCATGTAAAATATTGAATTTTTTGTTGATAATTTTGCTCAACAGTATCTTTAAAGTTGTTTAAATTTTGCTCAACAAACGTTATGAGGGTTTTATAAGCATTGTCAACAGGGTGCTTACCAGGATTCCACAAGTCCCATCCAAAGTCCACATAGTAAGCACGCTTGCCATCTGTTCTCATATCATCAATAAAATTGAAGGTTGGAAAGCCTCTGATGTCAAGCACAGCTGCAGCATGGGCAATATCACTAAGTACATGTAATGTAATATGGCCTTTCAAGACTGTATAACTATCTATAGCGTAAGGAATGAATTGCTCGTTGATACAAGCGTCGGTTGCCGAAAAAAGTTCGGGAACAAGAATGTCAAAAGAGGTAAGTATTGTCCGCCGTTTGAGCATCTGTTTCATACTCTCGTTACCATTGATAATCGCTTTAGAAACGAACGGTCTTGCCTCCCTCTTACCATCTTTTTCAACGATCACTTGAGCTGCTGCGACATACACTTCAGCTCCGCTTCGGGTGTAGTTATACCATTCTTCATATGAGTACAGTTGTTCATCTGATTTGACAACCCCAATCTTGATCAAGGCACTTGATAGTTTCTGTTCAAATGTTTCATCCTGTTCGTTAGTCTGATGCACCTTATTCACAAGATACTCTGTGAATCCACCCGATCTAATGATTTCTAAATGATACATACTATTCATCTCTTATTCGATGAAGAATTTCATATATTATTTTTCTGTATCAGGAGAAAATGATTAAGTCCTTATACAGATTGTGAAAGGTTAAACACTAATAATTTACACTGTTTATGAGGTATTTGGAAACAATTGCTTCAAGGGAGCAAGATGTCTTAATACCTTGGTTCAACTGGCGTAGCGTTTCTTGATCAGACTTCCATGTAATATCACCAGGGACTAGAAAGCAAATGCTATTTGGCTCATGTGTTATGAAAAGTTTGTTATCCTTAAAGTAGTAGTAATCCTCGCTTACCTCGGTAGGGTAGGCATGCATTAATGGCGGTATTTCATTAGGTTTGAACCAGAGCTTAACTTCTCGTTCTGCTTCACTACATGTAGCAGAAGCGTGAATGAGGTTATCCATGCGCTCACCGATTACATTACCTTCAGCATCTTTGAGAGAAACCACTTCCCCCAGTGCACGGATACATCCTGGTTTTTTTTCCCTAGCAACGTGAGGGTTCGTGGGACCTGCTATATCTCGTATCTTTTTTATTGCATCTGGACCTTGATAAACAATCGCGATTACTCTTTGCTTCCATGGTTCATCAGCATAATGGATGCGTCCTATTATGTAATCAAGAAGTGAAGGGAAAAATATCTTTCCCCGATGTTCAGCATAATGTTCTTCGGCAAGCATTTTACTGACATGTAATATCTTAGTCGCAGAAAAATGCAATCCCGTATGAAATTCGGAAAGTTGAGAAAGTATATAACCTGTTAAAGAATTCTTGAGTGCGTCTGGTTTGATAAGTACAAGCGTTTGTTCGAGCTCTCTTTTGTCCATAAACTTCTCCTAAGTAATAGAATTATTCTGGTCGAGGGGGACATTGAAATCGCATCTGACAATGACCCGTCTGCCTCGGACATCGATATCCTTAACCGTTTTTATGGCCACTGTACACCTCAATGTAGGTTATTTTGCCATTATTTTGAAAAGATCGATGCAGCGGTTAGAGTATCCCCACTCATTGTCGTACCACGCGAATACTTTCAGCATATTCCCGCCGAGCATGGATGTCATGAGGCCGTCGATGATTGAAGACGCCGGATTGCCGATCACATCGCTCGATACAATGGGATCTTCGGTATATTCGAGAATTCCCTTGAGATAGCCTTCTGCGGCCGCTTTCAGAGCGGCGTTCACATCTCCGGCAGTGGTATTCACCTTCAACTCAGCCACCAGGTCTGTAAGAGAACCATCGGGAGTGGGAACACGGATGCTGACGCCGTCAAGCTTGCCGTTCAATTCGGGAAGCACTTTCCCGACTGCACGGGCTGCGCCGGTGGTGGTGGGGATCATGTTAATCGCGCCTGCACGGGCCCTGCGGGGGTCTTTATGAAACTGGTCAAGTATCTTCTGGTCATTGGTATAGGAGTGAATGGTGGTCATGAACCCTCTCACAATCCCGAAATTCTCATGGATGACCTTGGCCATCGGAGCAAGGCAGTTCGTGGTGCAGGAGGCGTTGGAAATCATGGTATCGCCGGGGACCAGTACATTGTCGTTAACTCCCATGACAACGATCTTTATCTTGGAATCTGCTTTTGATTTGGGCGGAACGGACAGGAGAACCTTTTTCGCCCCGGCGTCCAGGTGTTTTTGGAGACCTGCATCATCGGCGAAAATGCCGGTGGATTCAAGAACCAAATCAGCGCCGATTTTGCCCCAGGGCAGATTGGCCGGATCTTTTTCCGCTGTGACGAGAATCTTTTTGCCGTTTACCACGATGCCGTCCGATACCGCCTCAACTGCTCCCTTGAATTTTCCCTGGGTGGAATCATACTTGAGCAGATGAGCCATGGTCTTTGTGTCCATGAGATCGTTGACACCGACTACCTCAAAGCCTCCATCGGCTATCGCCGCACGAAATACCAGCTTGCCGATGCGCCCGAATCCGTTGATGCCGATTTTAATTGCCATGTTTCACCTTTCCTTTTCAAAAGTTACAAAGTGACAAAGCCCAAAGACTATTTGTAAAACTCTACCATATCGCCAAGTGTCTTTGGCTGGAAATCCCCGGCATGTCCGGCAGTACCCAGATCGCGCATCTTTTGAGCAACAAGCTTTTGGAGCGCGTCACGGGCCGGTTTCAGATAATCCCGTGGATCGAACTTTTCCGGCGATTCAATAAAGACTTTCCGAATGGCGCCGGTGATTGCGAGGCGGCCGTCCGTATCGATATTCACCTTGCGGACACCGTGGGGAATAACCGACTGGATGGCGCTCATGGGTACTCCCCTGGCATTGGGCATCCTCCCCCCGTATTTGTTGACGATATCCACCAATTCCTGGGGAACGCTGGAAGAACCGTGCATGACCAGGGCGACATCGGGAATTCTCCGGTGGATTTCCTGCACCAGGTCAAGCGCAAGCTTTGGCTCCTCTTTAAACTTATAAGCGCCATGGGATGTTCCGATTGCCACAGCCAGCGCATCCACTTTGGCCCTGGACACAAACTGCACCGCCTGATCGGGATCGGTGAGGTGAATCTTCCCCGAGCCGACTCCATCCTCGATTCCGCCAAGGGTGCCAAGCTCCGCTTCCACTGTGACCCCCAGGGGATGTGCATATTCCAAAACACTCAAAGTGACCTCCAGATTCTCCTGGAAAGTGGTCGGAGTCTTGCTGTCTTCTTTCAAAGAGCCGTCGATCATCACCGAGGTGAATCCGAGTCCGATTGCTTTTTTGCAGGTATCAAGGCTGTTGCCGTGGTCAAGGTGCATGGCCAGCGGGATATTCGGATTCTCTTCCGCAGCGGCAAGCATCAGGTGGCGCAGGTAAATAAAATTGGAATATTTCAGAGCGCCACGCGAGGCCTGAATAATCACCGGCGACTGAGTTTCCTGGGCGGCAGCCATGATAGCCTGTATCTGCTCCATATTGTTTACATTAAAAGCGCCGACAGCATAAGAACCTTTCGAAGCTTCGTCCAGAAGCTGACGCATCGGTACTAAAGGCATATATACCCCCTATCAACTGAAAAACAGTTTCGCGACTTCGTATTTATATGGTTCCACAGTATGGAGGGAGCCGACTGCTTCCTCGAGATGCACCTCTTTCATCTCCCCTCCTTTGAGAGATGACATCATGCCGAATTGTCCCTTATCGATCATTTCCATCACATGCACCCCCAGGCGGGTTCCCAGCACCCGGTCAAAGGCCGAGGGATTTCCGCCGCGCTGAAGGTGTCCGAGAACGAGAGAACGGGTTTCATACCCTGTTTCATATTCGATGGCATTTGCAAGGCTTTCGGCAATCCCTTTGCCGGTTCCAAGCTGGACATGGCCGAACTCATCGAGCTGTGATGAGTGGGAGACCTCTTTCATGATGTCCGGAATAATAGCCCCTTCGGACACCGCGATTATCGCCCAGGTATTGCCCGATTCATACCTCCGTTTGACCATTTGGCAGATTTCCGATACTTTTACTTCGACCTCGGGGATGAGAATCAAGTGCGCTCCGCCGGCCATTCCGCCGTGCAATGCGATCCATCCGGCATGACGGCCCATGATTTCCACCACCATGACACGGTTGTGGCTTTTCGTGGTTGTCCTTAGCATCTCCAAAAACTCACACACCCGGTTTATCGCGGTATCGAAGCCGAAGGTATAATCGGTGGCGTTGACATCGTTGTCGATCGTTTTAGGAACGCCAACCACATTTACTCCCTCCTGGTAGAGCTTGAGAGCTACTCCGAGGGTATCATCGCCCCCGGCTGCGATGAGCGCGAAAATCCCGGCATCTGCAAGATTTTTTTTCGCAATCTCGAAACCATTCTCAATTTTGGCAATATTCGTTCGTGAAGAACCGAGAATGGTTCCGCCGAGCATGTGAATATCTTCGACATCGGAAAGAGTGAGAGAACGATACTGCTGTTTAATCAGCCCTCTCCAACCGTCTTTGAATCCGACAATTTCATATCCCTGAGAAATTCCTTTTATTGTTACCGCGCGGATGACAGCATTCAAACCGGGGGCGTCGCCGC contains:
- a CDS encoding phosphoglycerate kinase, which codes for MAIKTVEDFDLKGKRVIVRCDFNVPLDENRTITDENRIIASLPTIRYILEQGAKVILMSHLGRPKGKYLPELSLSPVAESLSRYLGKTVKLAPDCVGAMVEAMLSDMHVGDVILLENLRFHKEETDNDAYFAKQLANFADVYVNDAFGTAHRAHASTEGITHFIGEVAAGFLLKKEIDYLQCAVIEPKRPFVAIIGGVKISGKIDVIMTLLDKADTLLVGGGMAYTFFKAMGFEIGKSVLEVDRIEMARDIMKKAEGSRCEFLLPVDCMVADRFENNAQTRYVDRDAIPPDWKSPDIGPKTAELYASKIRSAKTVVWNGPMGVFEMDTFAGGTRAIAEAMADATVSGAITIVGGGDSAAALSKFGLENAVSHVSTGGGASLELLEGKLLPGVEALDR
- a CDS encoding ketose-bisphosphate aldolase, which translates into the protein MPLVPMRQLLDEASKGSYAVGAFNVNNMEQIQAIMAAAQETQSPVIIQASRGALKYSNFIYLRHLMLAAAEENPNIPLAMHLDHGNSLDTCKKAIGLGFTSVMIDGSLKEDSKTPTTFQENLEVTLSVLEYAHPLGVTVEAELGTLGGIEDGVGSGKIHLTDPDQAVQFVSRAKVDALAVAIGTSHGAYKFKEEPKLALDLVQEIHRRIPDVALVMHGSSSVPQELVDIVNKYGGRMPNARGVPMSAIQSVIPHGVRKVNIDTDGRLAITGAIRKVFIESPEKFDPRDYLKPARDALQKLVAQKMRDLGTAGHAGDFQPKTLGDMVEFYK
- a CDS encoding nucleoside-diphosphate kinase; this translates as MDKRELEQTLVLIKPDALKNSLTGYILSQLSEFHTGLHFSATKILHVSKMLAEEHYAEHRGKIFFPSLLDYIIGRIHYADEPWKQRVIAIVYQGPDAIKKIRDIAGPTNPHVAREKKPGCIRALGEVVSLKDAEGNVIGERMDNLIHASATCSEAEREVKLWFKPNEIPPLMHAYPTEVSEDYYYFKDNKLFITHEPNSICFLVPGDITWKSDQETLRQLNQGIKTSCSLEAIVSKYLINSVNY
- a CDS encoding ATP-dependent 6-phosphofructokinase; protein product: MNGKRIGILTGGGDAPGLNAVIRAVTIKGISQGYEIVGFKDGWRGLIKQQYRSLTLSDVEDIHMLGGTILGSSRTNIAKIENGFEIAKKNLADAGIFALIAAGGDDTLGVALKLYQEGVNVVGVPKTIDNDVNATDYTFGFDTAINRVCEFLEMLRTTTKSHNRVMVVEIMGRHAGWIALHGGMAGGAHLILIPEVEVKVSEICQMVKRRYESGNTWAIIAVSEGAIIPDIMKEVSHSSQLDEFGHVQLGTGKGIAESLANAIEYETGYETRSLVLGHLQRGGNPSAFDRVLGTRLGVHVMEMIDKGQFGMMSSLKGGEMKEVHLEEAVGSLHTVEPYKYEVAKLFFS
- the gap gene encoding type I glyceraldehyde-3-phosphate dehydrogenase, with amino-acid sequence MAIKIGINGFGRIGKLVFRAAIADGGFEVVGVNDLMDTKTMAHLLKYDSTQGKFKGAVEAVSDGIVVNGKKILVTAEKDPANLPWGKIGADLVLESTGIFADDAGLQKHLDAGAKKVLLSVPPKSKADSKIKIVVMGVNDNVLVPGDTMISNASCTTNCLAPMAKVIHENFGIVRGFMTTIHSYTNDQKILDQFHKDPRRARAGAINMIPTTTGAARAVGKVLPELNGKLDGVSIRVPTPDGSLTDLVAELKVNTTAGDVNAALKAAAEGYLKGILEYTEDPIVSSDVIGNPASSIIDGLMTSMLGGNMLKVFAWYDNEWGYSNRCIDLFKIMAK
- the tpiA gene encoding triose-phosphate isomerase, with product MRRKIIAGNWKMNLNYREAEILVKDILKRVGGIQDVEIVLCPTFTSLYSVHELLRGTPVMLGAQNMHWEKTGAYTGEISANMLLTLGCQFVILGHSERRTFFHETDENVARKVRSALGLGLIPIVCVGETRAQREGGVTEKVVESQVRGAFAGLKPEEFKDTVLAYEPVWAIGTGLNATAEQAQAVHGYIRKLLSELFGEKTAKSARIQYGGSMKPSNARELLTQPDIDGGLIGGASLEAESFEEIIRAAM